From a region of the Rathayibacter sp. VKM Ac-2804 genome:
- a CDS encoding threonine/serine exporter family protein, producing MRPPRLHQQRPRRPRLLRQLAGTLSGQRPAAPVSRRSQRAVLAEQTVRGVLELAVRLGETLLSLGSAAAEVTETIERVCRAYGIEVQVDLTFTSILVVHDGSEDSPSVSVLRVVASRSADYERLARVTALVTAITDGSPEVRVADTVDSTAARDEARQQFEAAHERLDAILVQPHRYRRSVVTLTLAVMAAGVAILLGGGPLIVLLAALTTAAIDGVNQLLGRWGLPAFFQQIAGAALATGVAVLLLAVVPQLPVEFAVLPPALVVASGVVVLLAGLSFVGAADDAINGFPITAGGRLLEVGLLTLGIVVGIAAVLDGARTLGVELVLVDSYARPWPAGVQVLGAGIAAGAWALSSHTPPRPALVAALTGAGAWVASDALSGLGAAPLLASAVPAIVIGLLGETLAERWRVPAVVTTACGIVPLLPGLTLYRGVLDLTSGRGPEGGIELLLQAGMIAIGLAGGVTLGRIAYRRLRTPVVRAVAPVRARRSPSPEQAPTAEEPLARTGTMPIISTIGVTEPTEDDLAGGAAPAKD from the coding sequence GTGCGCCCTCCTCGTCTCCACCAGCAGCGTCCCCGCCGGCCGCGGCTCCTCCGGCAGCTCGCCGGCACGCTGAGCGGGCAGCGTCCTGCCGCCCCGGTCAGCCGGCGCTCGCAGCGCGCCGTCCTCGCCGAGCAGACCGTGCGCGGCGTGCTCGAGCTGGCGGTGCGGCTCGGCGAGACCCTGCTCTCGCTGGGGTCCGCCGCAGCGGAGGTCACCGAGACCATCGAGCGGGTCTGCCGTGCCTACGGCATCGAGGTGCAGGTCGACCTCACCTTCACCTCGATCCTGGTCGTGCACGACGGGAGCGAGGACTCGCCCAGCGTGAGCGTGCTGCGCGTCGTGGCCTCCCGCAGCGCCGACTACGAGCGGCTCGCCCGGGTGACGGCACTGGTCACCGCGATCACCGACGGGTCCCCCGAGGTGCGGGTCGCCGACACCGTCGACTCGACCGCCGCGCGCGACGAGGCCCGGCAGCAGTTCGAGGCGGCGCACGAGCGGCTCGACGCGATCCTCGTCCAGCCGCACCGCTACCGGCGCAGCGTCGTCACGCTCACCCTCGCGGTGATGGCCGCGGGCGTCGCGATCCTGCTCGGCGGCGGACCGCTCATCGTGCTCCTCGCCGCGCTCACGACCGCCGCGATCGACGGCGTCAACCAGCTGCTCGGCCGCTGGGGGCTGCCCGCCTTCTTCCAGCAGATCGCCGGGGCCGCGCTCGCGACGGGCGTGGCGGTGCTGCTGCTCGCAGTGGTGCCGCAGCTGCCGGTCGAGTTCGCGGTGCTCCCGCCCGCGCTCGTGGTCGCCTCCGGCGTCGTCGTGCTGCTCGCCGGGCTCTCCTTCGTGGGAGCGGCGGACGACGCGATCAACGGCTTCCCGATCACGGCAGGCGGCCGGCTGCTCGAGGTAGGGCTGCTGACCCTCGGCATCGTCGTCGGCATCGCCGCCGTGCTCGACGGCGCGCGCACGCTCGGCGTCGAGCTGGTGCTGGTCGACTCCTACGCCCGGCCGTGGCCGGCCGGTGTGCAGGTCCTCGGCGCAGGCATCGCCGCGGGAGCCTGGGCGCTCTCGTCGCACACTCCTCCGCGGCCGGCGCTCGTCGCCGCGCTGACCGGCGCGGGAGCGTGGGTCGCCTCCGACGCGCTGAGCGGGCTGGGCGCCGCGCCGCTGCTGGCCAGCGCCGTGCCCGCGATCGTGATCGGCCTGCTCGGCGAGACCCTGGCCGAGCGCTGGCGCGTGCCCGCCGTGGTGACCACCGCCTGCGGCATCGTGCCGCTGCTCCCGGGCCTCACCCTCTACCGCGGCGTGCTCGACCTCACCTCCGGCCGCGGCCCCGAGGGCGGGATCGAGCTGCTGCTCCAGGCGGGCATGATCGCGATCGGCCTCGCGGGCGGCGTCACCCTCGGCCGCATCGCCTACCGGCGGCTGCGCACTCCGGTCGTCCGCGCCGTGGCGCCGGTGCGCGCGCGCCGCTCCCCGAGTCCGGAGCAGGCGCCGACCGCGGAGGAGCCGCTCGCGCGCACGGGCACGATGCCGATCATCAGCACGATCGGCGTGACCGAGCCGACGGAGGACGACCTCGCCGGCGGGGCTGCGCCGGCGAAGGACTGA
- a CDS encoding RNA polymerase sigma factor, which produces MLATVLAPRSPTVAAPALPLLPPDSDRLLVIRSASGDDRAYAEIVRRHTSLLRATALRILRASSEVDDVVQETFLAAWTHMDSVIDGETIVGWLLTTVRRRCYDRLRSTDHQNHAELEQDLPESLDHCPTAVSERAALVAEARDVLGRMPELQRRCWELRQLQQRSYDDIAAELGVSATVVRGQLSRARLLMEATLAHWR; this is translated from the coding sequence ATGCTCGCCACCGTCCTCGCCCCCCGCTCACCCACCGTCGCCGCCCCGGCCCTGCCGCTGCTCCCGCCGGATTCGGACCGGCTGCTCGTCATCCGCTCCGCCTCGGGCGACGACCGCGCCTACGCCGAGATCGTCCGTCGGCACACCTCGCTGCTGCGCGCGACCGCGCTGCGGATCCTGCGCGCCTCGAGCGAGGTCGACGACGTGGTGCAGGAGACGTTCCTCGCCGCGTGGACGCACATGGACAGCGTGATCGACGGCGAGACCATCGTCGGCTGGCTGCTCACCACCGTGCGCCGCCGCTGCTACGACCGGCTCCGCTCGACCGATCACCAGAACCACGCCGAGCTGGAGCAGGACCTGCCCGAGTCGCTCGACCACTGCCCGACCGCGGTCTCCGAGCGCGCCGCCCTCGTCGCCGAGGCCCGGGACGTGCTCGGCCGGATGCCCGAGCTCCAGCGCCGCTGCTGGGAGCTCCGCCAGCTGCAGCAGCGCAGCTACGACGACATCGCCGCGGAGCTCGGCGTCAGCGCGACGGTCGTCCGCGGGCAGCTCTCCCGCGCGCGGCTGCTGATGGAGGCGACGCTCGCGCACTGGCGCTGA
- a CDS encoding LCP family protein, which translates to MTTTGGARHGRLRPRSGLRSLLLGVAATVAVLAVSGTCLVAIATASITSNVAGNAVELGVAPSSEPQAVQLGAIEGGFDVLIVGTDNDAVQGDAFGVRDATLNDVTILLHVSADHRSATVISFPRDLVLDRPACTDPETGEVTEATADVPLNSAFEHGGLSCVNDTVQQFTGLTVPYAGWVSFNGVIEMSNAVGGVPICLTGPIRDTDSGLDLPAGTSTVSGATALAFLRTRHGVGDESDLSRISSQQQYLASLMRTVRSADTLSNVPELYGLAQAVSSNVHLSTTLTNPSTMISLALALEDVDLAQMVFVQYPALDDPDRPGKVVPNAVLGGELMARVLNDEPVTLASTPAEEQPAPPAEAPADPGTAAPVTAGPAPAAPAPAADPLDAAGQTAAEETCAVPSE; encoded by the coding sequence ATGACGACGACGGGCGGTGCGCGGCACGGACGGCTGAGGCCGCGCTCCGGCCTCCGGAGTCTGCTGCTCGGCGTGGCGGCGACCGTCGCGGTCCTCGCGGTGAGCGGAACCTGCCTGGTCGCTATCGCCACGGCCAGCATCACGAGCAACGTCGCGGGCAACGCGGTCGAGCTCGGCGTCGCCCCCTCCTCGGAGCCGCAGGCGGTGCAGCTCGGCGCGATCGAGGGCGGGTTCGATGTCCTCATCGTCGGCACCGACAACGACGCGGTGCAGGGCGACGCCTTCGGGGTCCGCGACGCCACGCTCAACGACGTCACGATCCTGCTGCACGTCTCCGCCGACCACCGCAGCGCGACGGTGATCAGCTTCCCGCGCGACCTCGTGCTCGACCGCCCGGCCTGCACCGATCCGGAGACGGGCGAGGTCACGGAGGCGACCGCCGACGTGCCGCTCAACTCCGCCTTCGAGCACGGCGGGCTCTCCTGCGTCAACGACACGGTGCAGCAGTTCACCGGCCTGACCGTGCCCTACGCCGGCTGGGTCTCCTTCAACGGCGTGATCGAGATGAGCAACGCCGTCGGGGGAGTGCCGATCTGCCTCACCGGGCCGATCCGCGACACCGACTCCGGGCTCGACCTGCCCGCGGGCACGAGCACCGTCTCGGGTGCGACCGCGCTCGCCTTCCTGCGGACCCGGCACGGCGTCGGCGACGAGAGCGATCTCAGCCGGATCTCCTCGCAGCAGCAGTATCTGGCCTCGCTGATGCGCACGGTCCGCTCGGCCGACACGCTCTCGAACGTCCCGGAGCTCTACGGACTCGCGCAGGCCGTGTCCTCGAACGTCCACCTCTCGACCACGCTGACGAACCCGTCGACGATGATCTCGCTCGCGCTGGCCCTCGAGGACGTCGATCTCGCGCAGATGGTGTTCGTGCAGTACCCGGCACTCGACGACCCGGACCGGCCCGGCAAGGTCGTCCCCAACGCGGTCCTCGGCGGCGAGCTGATGGCCCGCGTGCTGAACGACGAGCCGGTGACGCTCGCGTCGACTCCCGCGGAGGAGCAGCCCGCTCCGCCCGCCGAGGCGCCGGCCGATCCGGGCACCGCTGCGCCTGTCACCGCTGGGCCTGCCCCGGCTGCGCCTGCCCCGGCTGCTGACCCCCTCGACGCCGCCGGGCAGACCGCCGCCGAGGAGACCTGCGCCGTTCCGTCCGAGTGA
- a CDS encoding transcriptional regulator — MSDPADAVIDELLAVLSPSGGIHPGLARHVGQQLRRLRPPAVDGAALCEPYLRCGPIDGVAISTIGSPFGAATVAASDPLALRLDEIQLELRQGPCWDAIAAAAPVAMVDAGSEDRWPVFSEAVGAIDIRAVFAFPLVVAGLPVGAVDLYSRTAGPLGEGLVEELAARTARTSLGVLSAVVPASGRDDLGEARAPESLRRASDILATRYRTSPRDALLLLRAHALADDRSVDAVAEEIVSDADAVTAGPRTTRTRAR; from the coding sequence GTGAGCGATCCCGCGGACGCCGTCATCGACGAACTGCTCGCCGTGCTCTCCCCGTCCGGCGGGATCCATCCCGGCCTCGCCCGGCACGTCGGGCAGCAGCTGCGGCGCCTCCGCCCACCGGCCGTGGACGGCGCGGCGCTCTGCGAGCCGTACCTGCGGTGCGGCCCGATCGACGGGGTGGCGATCTCGACCATCGGCAGTCCTTTCGGCGCCGCGACCGTCGCCGCCAGCGATCCCCTCGCGCTGCGCCTGGACGAGATCCAGCTCGAGCTCCGGCAGGGGCCGTGCTGGGACGCGATCGCCGCCGCCGCCCCGGTCGCGATGGTCGACGCCGGCTCCGAGGACCGCTGGCCCGTCTTCAGCGAGGCCGTCGGCGCCATCGACATCCGCGCCGTGTTCGCCTTCCCCCTCGTCGTCGCCGGGCTGCCCGTGGGCGCCGTCGACCTCTACTCCCGCACGGCCGGCCCGCTCGGCGAGGGGCTGGTCGAGGAGCTCGCCGCCAGGACGGCGCGGACGTCGCTCGGGGTCCTGAGCGCCGTGGTGCCCGCGAGCGGGCGCGACGACCTCGGGGAGGCGCGAGCGCCGGAGAGCCTGCGCCGCGCGTCGGACATCCTCGCCACGCGCTACCGCACCTCGCCCCGGGACGCGCTCCTGCTGCTGCGCGCGCACGCCCTCGCCGACGACAGGTCCGTCGACGCGGTCGCGGAGGAGATCGTGTCGGATGCGGACGCCGTCACCGCAGGACCGCGCACGACCCGCACTCGCGCCCGGTGA
- a CDS encoding DapH/DapD/GlmU-related protein codes for MNPDLDANPDLDDLLAALDAQQTIEGGSPLHAAMHAASQEALRITAELNSGYHRPERVRELLAELTGRPIDESVTLFPPLRADFGRNIRLGARVFLNSGCAFQDQGGVTIGDDCLIGHDVVFATLNHDLGPGRRGDLHPARIVVGANVWIGAKATLLPGVTVGDDAVIAAAAVVTKDVPAGAVVVGAPARVVRNVREHPAAGTGG; via the coding sequence GTGAACCCGGACCTGGACGCGAACCCGGACCTGGACGACCTGCTCGCCGCGCTCGACGCGCAGCAGACCATCGAGGGCGGCTCCCCGCTGCACGCGGCGATGCACGCCGCCAGCCAGGAGGCGTTGCGCATCACCGCCGAGCTCAACAGCGGCTACCACCGGCCCGAGCGCGTGCGCGAGCTGCTCGCGGAGCTGACCGGCCGGCCGATCGACGAGTCGGTGACGCTCTTCCCGCCGCTCCGCGCCGACTTCGGCCGTAACATCCGGCTGGGTGCGCGCGTCTTCCTCAATTCGGGCTGCGCCTTCCAGGACCAGGGCGGCGTCACGATCGGCGACGACTGCCTCATCGGGCACGACGTCGTCTTCGCGACGCTGAACCACGACCTCGGTCCCGGCCGCCGGGGCGACCTGCACCCTGCGCGGATCGTCGTCGGCGCCAACGTCTGGATCGGCGCCAAGGCGACCCTGCTCCCCGGCGTCACGGTCGGCGACGACGCGGTGATCGCCGCCGCGGCGGTCGTCACGAAGGACGTCCCGGCGGGTGCCGTCGTCGTCGGTGCCCCCGCCCGCGTGGTGCGGAACGTGCGCGAGCACCCCGCTGCCGGAACAGGCGGCTGA
- a CDS encoding PadR family transcriptional regulator, which yields MPDEMRETTFWLLTALALGRRHGYALLQEIEEQSEGRVRLRVTTLYAALERLESERLISPDGDERINGRVRRYFRLTDTGRSALGAEVARMEASAARARLNLGLSPAAAL from the coding sequence ATGCCCGACGAGATGCGAGAGACGACCTTCTGGCTCCTGACCGCGCTCGCGCTCGGGCGCCGACACGGGTACGCGCTGCTGCAGGAGATCGAGGAGCAGTCGGAGGGCCGCGTCCGCCTGCGGGTCACAACCCTGTACGCGGCGCTCGAGCGTCTGGAGTCGGAGCGCCTCATCTCCCCCGACGGCGACGAGCGGATCAACGGCCGCGTGCGGCGCTACTTCCGGCTGACCGACACCGGCCGATCCGCCCTGGGCGCGGAGGTCGCCCGGATGGAGGCGAGCGCCGCCCGAGCGCGGCTCAACCTCGGGCTCTCGCCGGCCGCCGCGCTCTGA
- a CDS encoding SRPBCC family protein: MVVSFEVVTRSSLPVAELFDRARSIDLHTESQAASGERAVGGVVSGTIGLGEEVTWRARHFGVPLRLTSRITAFDAPHSFTDEQTRGPFRSFRHEHRFEADGGGGSVMTDRVSFRAPFGVLGRIAERLVLARYLRRLIEERGAFLAGAERQE, translated from the coding sequence GTGGTCGTCTCGTTCGAGGTCGTCACCCGCTCGTCGCTGCCCGTCGCCGAGCTGTTCGATCGCGCGCGGAGCATCGACCTGCACACCGAGTCGCAGGCGGCGTCGGGGGAGCGCGCCGTCGGCGGGGTGGTCAGCGGCACCATCGGCCTCGGCGAGGAGGTGACCTGGCGGGCCCGCCACTTCGGCGTCCCCCTCCGGCTGACCAGCCGGATCACCGCCTTCGACGCGCCGCACTCCTTCACGGACGAGCAGACCCGCGGTCCGTTCCGCAGCTTCCGGCACGAGCACCGATTCGAGGCGGACGGCGGCGGCGGCTCAGTGATGACCGACAGGGTCTCCTTCCGGGCCCCGTTCGGCGTCCTCGGCCGGATCGCGGAGCGACTCGTCCTCGCGCGCTACCTGCGCCGGCTGATCGAGGAGCGCGGCGCGTTCCTCGCGGGCGCAGAACGTCAGGAGTGA
- a CDS encoding LCP family protein, which yields MRSAVVENGVRGRTPMRDPDTASRTVMTRRAWWLLGLGLLIPGSAQTLAGSRRLGRVGLAATMLLWAVVVVLLLALLVAPSLVFSIAALDGTLAVVQGVLFACAALWLVLALDTLRLTRLVKVGPRARVALGAATVLALLVSVGAAGYGGHLVGVSRGLLSTVFGDGRAADPVDGRYNVLLLGGDAGEDRAGLRPDSISVASIDTSTGAATVIGLPRNLRWTPFPEDSPMHELYPDGYPWKDCAVDPCMLNSINTEVDLKSPELYPDAVAQGSSPGIEATRDAVEGALGLRIQYYALVDMQGFASLIDALGGIDVDYTGDGDLPFGGVLDEDTGELVGVNAWLTPGEHHLDGSNALAYARSRYGSAGGDYDRMVRQREVQGAILARLSPVNVLLKFQDIADAGARVVRTDIPQGALGGFLELALRTRSQPVGSVELTPPAVDPEDPDYDAIHASVAEALAAAASR from the coding sequence GTGCGCAGCGCAGTGGTGGAGAACGGGGTCCGCGGGCGGACGCCGATGCGGGATCCGGACACGGCGTCGCGGACGGTGATGACGCGTCGCGCCTGGTGGCTGCTCGGGCTCGGGCTGCTGATCCCCGGATCCGCGCAGACCCTCGCGGGCTCGCGGCGGCTCGGCCGCGTCGGTCTCGCCGCGACGATGCTGCTCTGGGCGGTCGTGGTCGTGCTGCTGCTGGCGCTCCTCGTCGCCCCCTCGCTCGTCTTCTCGATCGCCGCCCTCGACGGGACGCTCGCCGTCGTGCAGGGCGTCCTGTTCGCCTGCGCCGCGCTCTGGCTCGTGCTCGCGCTCGACACGCTGCGGCTGACCAGGCTGGTGAAGGTCGGGCCGCGCGCCCGCGTCGCACTCGGGGCGGCGACGGTCCTCGCGCTGCTCGTCTCGGTCGGAGCGGCGGGTTACGGCGGCCACCTGGTCGGGGTCTCCCGCGGCCTGCTGTCGACGGTGTTCGGCGACGGGCGGGCGGCCGACCCGGTCGACGGCCGCTACAACGTCCTGCTGCTGGGCGGGGACGCGGGCGAGGACCGCGCGGGGCTGCGCCCGGACAGCATCTCCGTCGCCTCGATCGACACGTCGACAGGAGCGGCGACGGTCATCGGGCTGCCGCGGAACCTCCGGTGGACGCCCTTCCCCGAGGACTCGCCGATGCACGAGCTCTACCCCGACGGCTATCCGTGGAAGGACTGCGCGGTCGATCCCTGCATGCTCAACTCGATCAACACCGAGGTCGATCTGAAGAGCCCCGAGCTGTACCCGGACGCGGTCGCGCAGGGCAGCTCCCCCGGCATCGAGGCGACGCGCGACGCCGTCGAGGGCGCCCTCGGGCTCCGGATCCAGTACTACGCCCTCGTCGACATGCAGGGCTTCGCGAGCCTCATCGACGCGCTCGGCGGCATCGACGTCGACTACACCGGCGACGGCGACCTGCCCTTCGGCGGCGTCCTCGACGAGGACACCGGCGAGCTCGTCGGCGTGAACGCCTGGCTCACCCCCGGCGAGCACCACCTCGACGGCAGCAACGCCCTCGCCTACGCCCGCTCCCGCTACGGCTCGGCCGGCGGCGACTACGACCGGATGGTCCGCCAGCGCGAGGTGCAGGGCGCGATCCTCGCCCGCCTCTCTCCCGTGAACGTGCTGCTGAAGTTCCAGGACATCGCCGACGCTGGCGCGCGGGTCGTCCGCACGGACATCCCGCAGGGTGCGCTGGGCGGATTCCTGGAGCTCGCGCTCCGGACCCGCTCGCAGCCGGTCGGCTCGGTCGAGCTGACGCCTCCCGCGGTCGATCCGGAGGACCCGGACTACGACGCGATCCACGCGTCCGTCGCCGAGGCGCTCGCCGCGGCCGCAAGCCGCTGA